The genomic segment TCTAAAAATTTTCTATGATCTATTTTATACTCACCATTTAAAAATTTTTCAAATGAAGATATTGCATCTACACTACTTACTTTAGTCATATATCCTATACTTCCATAATTAACTGAAAATACTGGAACATTTTTTATTCTTAAATGTTCCACTGTTGAAAGTATAGTTCCATCTCCACCAAATGTAATTAATACATCTACATTTTTAATATCTTCGACTACTTCTATATTTTTACTACTTAAGTATGATAAAAAGTATTCTATTTCTTCACTACTTAAAGTAGCTTTTTTAATTATTTTTACCTTCATCTTCATCACTCAATTCTTCTAGCATGTCTTTATATATACCTTTATATGATAAAAGTGTTGCATTACAATCAGTTAAACTATTATGAAAATCACTTTCTTTAAATCCATAATAGCTTGAACATTCCATTAGTTTTGGTCTTTTTAATTTAGGATCATTAAATATCTTTCTATATAGATATTTAAAATAGTCAGAAATATCTAATTTTCTAATATGTTCTACATTGAATCCCTGTCTTTGAAGTAGTTTATAGTCAAAATCTATACCATATCCAACCATATAGTCTGTAGCATCAAGCAATTCTTGAATTTTTTCTCTATATACTTCAATATTTGGTTTATCTTCTAGCATTTCATTACTTATTTTATGTATCTTATATGCTTCATTCCATTCAGTTACATTAGTTGGTTTAATATACTCATCAAAAAGTACTTTACCTTTAGTATCTATTATACTAAGTTGTATAATTTCATCATTTTCTCTAATACCTGTTGTTTCTAAATCAAGTATTATCTTATTTCCCATGCTCTCAAATATCTTTACATATTTTTTAGCAAGTTTAGTTAATTTATCTTCTTTTTTATCTATTTCTTCTATTTTTTCTTCTTGTTCTAAAAATTTCATTACCTCTTCATCATATTTAAATTCTAATTTTTCTTTTTTTTCTACTAGTATTGATTTAAAACAATGTAGTGTTGCTAAACAATCACTTAATGCATTATGAGCATTGAAATCAAAGTTATAGAATTTAGCTGCTTCTGCAAGACTAGGTCTAATTTTTCTATCTATTATTTTTTCATTTTCAAAAAGTACTGAAAAAAGATAAGCTATGTCTAATACTATATTAGATTTAAGTTCTATATCTGATCTTCTTAAAAAAGCTACATCAGAATTAACTTCATACCCTATTATCAATTTATGTTTTTTTAATATCTTTTCTATATCTCTTCTATAATATGAGATGTGTTTTTTATTCTCAACATCTTCTACTGAAATATTATGTATCTTATATGCCTCTTCCCATTCTGTAACATTTTTAGGCTTAGTATATTTATTAAAAATTACATTACCAGCAAGATCTATAACACTAAGTTGTAATATTTCATCATCTTTTCTAACACCAGTAGTTTCAACATCTAAAATTATGGGATTAAGTATAAAGATATTTTTTCTAATATATGCAAATAACTCCATAAAATCTTCATGTCTTTCTAACTGTTGTTTTAATTTTTTTGCTTTTCTTCTAAGACTTTGTAATTCTTTTTCTTCCATTACTCTTCCTTACTTTTTGTTATAATAATATTATACAATATATGCAAAAAAAAAGGAACCTTAAAGTTCCTATTTTCTCTTTTTATTTTTAAATAAAAAATCTAATTTTGTTTCTGATATTATTATTCCCAGGAATATTAGAACTGACCCAAATAAAATAATAGGATGGAAGTCATCATATCCTAAAAATATTGAAAGTATAGTTGCAAATACTACCTCTAAAGAAAGTATTACTGCAGCTGTTGATGAACTCACTCTTTTTTGCCCTATAATTTGCAAAGTATATGCAACGAAAGTACAAAAAACTCCCATGTATAAAGAAGAAAGTAGTCCATGAGTAGATACTGCTTTTAATTGTCCATAGTATATTGCAAGTATAAATGATTGTATAGTTGCTATTAAAAATTGCACATAAGCAAGTACCACTGTATTTATCTTATTTACATAATATCCTGTAATTACGATATGAAGTGCAAATAACACAGCACAAATTACAGTATAGAAATCTCCTTTATTAAATCCATCTACAGATTCAAGAAAATTTCCTGATAACATATACATTCCAATAAAAGCTAATACTGAAGCTATGAATGTAAATTTATCTACTTTAGTTTTAAATATTAAGTGTGACATGTATGGAACAAAAATTACACTAAGTCCTGTTAACAATGAATTTTTAGCAGGGGTTGTATAGTATAGTCCATATGTTTGCGTTAAATACGCTAGTACTAGTACTGTTCCTAGTATTAGTCCAGCCGTATATGATTTTCTATCTATTTTTATCTTCCTCACCTTAAGCATTAGGTAAAGTAAAATAGTAGAAATTAAAAATCTAACAAACATAATATTATATGTTTCCATGCCACTATCTACTGCTATTTTTGTTGCAATAAATCCAGTCCCCCAAACCATGGCAACTAAAAATAGGATTAATTCTGATTTTAAATTATTTATAAAGGTTCTCAACTTTTTCCAACTCTCTTCCTTTTTGCTAATATATTATGTATTAAATACACAATAGTCATTAATAGGGCCTTTCCTAATACCAAGAGTAATAAATAGAGATTAAAAGGTTTAATAAACCTCATAAAATCTAACATATATTCATGAGTATACATATAATTGGTTACAAGTTTTGGATTAACCAATTTCCACATTATTAAGAATGAAAAGACATATATAAATATAGATGTATATAGCCCTTTCTTAGTAATTTTATTTTTAAAATTCATTTTTCCTAAAATTAATATATCTATTGCTAATAGATTATTAAAGATATAGAAAAATGGCTTTAGTATAGTATGATATTCAAATCTAATAGGATAAATTATAGATAATATATTAAATACACTTAGATAAAACAATATATTATATGACCAATTCTTCCTAGAAAATAGATATATTATACCAAATATAATTGAAATGTTCGTTAATTGTAAAGGTAAACTTTTTTGTACCACGTCACCTTCAACATATATTTTTACTAACATTTCTAAAATTTGAAATAATGTAAAAAATATAGCTAAAATTGAAAAATAGTTTTTCTTATTCTTCTTTTTTAAAAACATAGGTATTATTATGAATATAGAAGAAATAGCTAAAGATAATATTAAAGAAAAAATATGATCTTTTGCTAACATATACATGATATAGTTTCCTTTTACAAATATATTCATTTTACCTCCACAATTAATAAGTAGAGTCAAAAGACTCTACTTAAATTATTTAACAACTATATTTACTAATTTTTTAGGTACTACTATAGTTTTAACTACTTCTTTACCTTCAATATTTCTAATAACATTTTCATTTGCTAATGCTTTTGCTATTACTTCTTCATTAGTTGCATTAATATTAGTTTCAAATTCTCCTCTGATTTTTCCGTTTACTTGTATCATCATAGTAATCTCTGAAACATGAGTTAATACTTCATTGTATTCTGGCCATTCTGCATTTGATATATATCCTGGCATTCCACATAATTCCCAAACTTCTTCAGCTAAGTGTGGTGCTATAGGTGATATCATTAATATTAATGAAATCATAGCTTCTTTGAATACTTTATCAGATTCACTTGATTTATTATTAGTGTCTAATATATTTTGTTTGTATGTTGTTAATTCATTTACAAGTTCCATAGTTCCTGCTATAGCAGTATTAAAGTGGAAATTGTCTTCCATACTATCTGTTACTCTCTTGATAGTTTGGTGAGTTTTTCTTTGAAGATTTTCATCTTCTTTATTTCTTTTATCTAATTCTATACTTGAATACTCTGCTTTTAATATATCTAAGCATTCTTGAGCCATTAAGAATATTCTATTTACAAATCTATATGCCCCAACTACACCATTTGCATTCCATTCTAATTCTTTTTCAGGTGGTGCAGCAAATAGAGTGAAGACTCTTGCAGCATCCGCTCCAAACTCTTTAATTATTTGTTCAGGATCTACTCCATTATTTTTAGATTTAGACATTTTTTCAAGCTTAGTTACTAACTCTTCTCCAGTTTTTTTACTTACTGGTTTCCCATCTTTCATTTCAACTTCTTCTCTAAATAAATATCTTCTTTCATTATTTGAATAGAATGAATAATCTAGTACCATACCTTGAGTTAATAATCTCTTAAATGGTTCATTAGTTGATAAGTATCCTAAATCTCTAAATACTTTATGGAAGAATCTTGCATAAAGTAAATGCATTACAGCATGCTCTATCCCACCTATATATTGATCTACTGGTGTATATGCATCTGCATCTTCTTTTAAGAAGGCAATTTTTTCATTAGTAGGATCAAGATATCTTAAATAATACCATGATGAATCTACGAAAGTATCCATAGTATCAGTTTCTCTATATCCTTTTTTACCATTAGGTAATATTACTTCTTTAAATGTAGGAGAAGTTTCTAAAGGATTTCCTTTTCCAGAGAAATCTATATCTGTTGGTAATACTACTGGTAAGTTTTCGTCTAAATATACATTTCCTTCCTCATCATAAATTACTGGAATAGGAGTTCCCCAATATCTTTGTCTACTTATTAACCAATCATGTAATCTATAGTTAGTTGTAGCTTTTCCTTTTCCTAATTTTTCTAGTTTTTCTACTATTTTATCTTTAGCTTCAATATTATGAACTCCATCAAATTCTTCTGAATTAATTAACTCTCCTTTTCCTAAGAAAGTTTTATTTCCATCAAAATCATCTTCTGGATTTTTTGCCTTAATTACTGCTTTTGCAGGTAAATCATATTTTTTAGCAAAAGCAAAGTCTCTTTCATCATGAGCTGGTACAGCCATTACAGCACCTGTACCGTAATCCATTAATACATAGTTTGCAATATACATAGGTATCATTTCATTAGTTAATGGATGTTTAACATAAAGTCCTGTAAATATTCCATTTTTCTCTTTATCTTGAGCTTCTCTTGATATTTTATCTTCATTTATCATTTCATCTACAGCAGCTTTTAATTCAGGTCTTTCTTTTAAAACTACTTCTGAAACTAAAGGTAATTCTGGTGCAATCGAAATATATGTAACACCATAAAGTGTATCTACTCTTGTTGTAAATATAGGTATTTCTATTTCTTCACCTTTATATTCTAAAGTAAACATTACTTCAGCTCCACTTGATTTCCCTATCCAGTTTTTTTGCATTGCAAGTACTTGGTCAGGCCAATATCCTCTTAATTCCTCATGACCAGTTAATAGTTCTTCAGCATAATCTGTTATTTTGAAATACCATTGTGATAATTCTTTTTGTATTACTGTAGTTTTACCATGTCTCCAACATTTCCCATCTTCAACTTGTTCGTTAGCAAGTACTGTATGACAATCAGGACACCAGTTAACATAAGATTTTTTCTTATATACTAATCCTTTTTTATACATTTCAATAAAGAATTGTTGATTGAATTTATAGTATTCTTTTTGATATGTTGCTAGTTCTCTATCCCAATCATATGAAAGTCCCATTAATTTTAATTGTCTTTTCATATTTTCAATATTTTGTGCAGTCCATACTGCAGGGCTAGCACCATTATCTATAGCTGCATTTTCTGCTGGTAATCCAAATGAATCCCAACCAAAAGGATGTAATACATTAAATCCTTTCATCTTTTTATATCTAGCTATAGCATCTCCTATAGTATAGTTTCTTAAATGTCCAGCGTGTAATTTACCTGAAGGATAAGCAAACATTTCTAAAGTATAGTAATTTTGTTTTCCTTCTACCTTATTTTGAGTTTTAAATACTTTATCTTGCTCCCATTTTTCTTGCCATTTTTGCTCTATATCTTTGGCAATATATTCCTTTACCATTTCTTTTCCTCCTATTTGCTCATTTCAGATAATAAGATACCTGCAGCTACTGATACATTTAATGAATTTATTTCCCCTTTTAAATGTATTTTTAGTATGCTATCACAAGTCTCTCTAACTCTTTTTCTCATTCCTTTACCTTCACTACCTAATACTAAAGCTTTTTTCTTAGGATAGTTTTCTTCAAAATAGAATTTTTCACCATTAGCTTCAGCACCATATACAAAATATCCATATTTTTGTAGTTTTTCTATAGTATCAGCAATATTAGTTACTTGAACTATATCTACATGTTCTATTGCACCTGTAGATGATTTTACTACAGTTTCTGTAACTTTAACATTATTTCTATCTTGCATTATTATTCCACTAACACCAAAACACTCACAAGATCTAATTATAGCTCCAAAGTTTCTTGGATCTTGTATTTGGTCAAGTATTACTATAGTTGATTCTTCTTTCATTAATTCTTTTTCTAAAAATTCAACAAAATCAACATAATAATCATATTCTGAAATATATGCTACAACTCCTTGAGAGTTGTCATCTCTTTTATCAGTATAGAATATTTTTAAATTTCTCTTACTTGCAAGTTCTAAAACTTGTTTAATATGAGCTTTATTTATTCCTTTGTATACTTCTAATTTTTCAATAGTAGTCTCACTTTTTAAAACTTCTATTACAGGATTTATTCCTTTAATTTTTTCCATTATTCTTCTCCTATAAAATCTAACATTAAATATTCTTTCATTATTTCTCTTATTTCTTCTTCGCAATCTTCTTCTAAATCATAATCAAGATTTTCTATATCTTCATTAATAGTTTTTAGCTTCTTCATCTGTTCTTCTAAAGCTGTGATTGCTTCATCTAATTTTTGAATTCTTTTTTCTAATTCATCCATAAAAACTCCTACTTTTAATTATACTTTAGTTTATATTCTATTGTCAATTATTTAGAATTACTTTTTCTGATATTCTCTAAAACAAGTAGGTGTCATATTCTTATTCTTTTTAAAATTATTATTAAATGACTTAATGTTGTTATATCCTACTTCAAAACAAATATCAATTATAGGGATTTCAGTGTTAATTAGTAATTCACATGCTTTATTTATTCTAATATGATTTAAATAAGTACTAAAGTTTCTATCTACATATGATAATAGTAGTTTATTAATTTTAGTTTCTGATAAATTATATTTTTTAGATATTTGTTCTAGGTTAATATCTTGCATGTATTCATTGTTAATATAGTTTATTATATCAAATATAATTTTTTTGTCTTCTTCATTAAATGCTGCAAATGATTCTCTATACATATTTCTATATGCAGTAGGAGTCATGTTCTTCTTCATATTCCATATTTTTGTGATATGTGAGCCATCAACAAAACCTGACATATTTGCTATTTCATCTAAACTCAGATTAGTATATAGTAATAGATCTTCTGTTTTAGAAAGTCTAATCTTATACAGTAATTCATTAAAAGTTAAATCCGTAAATTCTTCTATATACCTTCTAACTGTTGATTCACTCATAAAAAATATTAGTGCAAGCTTATTTATCGTAAGTTTTTCATTTGAGTGAGCGTGTATATATTTAATAAGTAGTTGTGCTTCTGAGTATCCAGTTTCATCATTATGACCTATCTTATTACTATTACGAGATATTACAACTAAAAATTCTAAAAATTTAGAAATTATAAATATTTCAGAATAGGCTTCAGCCATAAACTGATCTACACATTCAAGTATATTATCATCTCCTATTTCTGCCCTTATCTCTAGAAGTATTTTTTTTATTTTAGTACCTTCTCTACCATCT from the Streptobacillus canis genome contains:
- a CDS encoding 3'-5' exonuclease, translated to MEEKELQSLRRKAKKLKQQLERHEDFMELFAYIRKNIFILNPIILDVETTGVRKDDEILQLSVIDLAGNVIFNKYTKPKNVTEWEEAYKIHNISVEDVENKKHISYYRRDIEKILKKHKLIIGYEVNSDVAFLRRSDIELKSNIVLDIAYLFSVLFENEKIIDRKIRPSLAEAAKFYNFDFNAHNALSDCLATLHCFKSILVEKKEKLEFKYDEEVMKFLEQEEKIEEIDKKEDKLTKLAKKYVKIFESMGNKIILDLETTGIRENDEIIQLSIIDTKGKVLFDEYIKPTNVTEWNEAYKIHKISNEMLEDKPNIEVYREKIQELLDATDYMVGYGIDFDYKLLQRQGFNVEHIRKLDISDYFKYLYRKIFNDPKLKRPKLMECSSYYGFKESDFHNSLTDCNATLLSYKGIYKDMLEELSDEDEGKNN
- a CDS encoding DMT family transporter translates to MRTFINNLKSELILFLVAMVWGTGFIATKIAVDSGMETYNIMFVRFLISTILLYLMLKVRKIKIDRKSYTAGLILGTVLVLAYLTQTYGLYYTTPAKNSLLTGLSVIFVPYMSHLIFKTKVDKFTFIASVLAFIGMYMLSGNFLESVDGFNKGDFYTVICAVLFALHIVITGYYVNKINTVVLAYVQFLIATIQSFILAIYYGQLKAVSTHGLLSSLYMGVFCTFVAYTLQIIGQKRVSSSTAAVILSLEVVFATILSIFLGYDDFHPIILFGSVLIFLGIIISETKLDFLFKNKKRK
- a CDS encoding TMEM164 family acyltransferase; translation: MNIFVKGNYIMYMLAKDHIFSLILSLAISSIFIIIPMFLKKKNKKNYFSILAIFFTLFQILEMLVKIYVEGDVVQKSLPLQLTNISIIFGIIYLFSRKNWSYNILFYLSVFNILSIIYPIRFEYHTILKPFFYIFNNLLAIDILILGKMNFKNKITKKGLYTSIFIYVFSFLIMWKLVNPKLVTNYMYTHEYMLDFMRFIKPFNLYLLLLVLGKALLMTIVYLIHNILAKRKRVGKS
- the leuS gene encoding leucine--tRNA ligase is translated as MVKEYIAKDIEQKWQEKWEQDKVFKTQNKVEGKQNYYTLEMFAYPSGKLHAGHLRNYTIGDAIARYKKMKGFNVLHPFGWDSFGLPAENAAIDNGASPAVWTAQNIENMKRQLKLMGLSYDWDRELATYQKEYYKFNQQFFIEMYKKGLVYKKKSYVNWCPDCHTVLANEQVEDGKCWRHGKTTVIQKELSQWYFKITDYAEELLTGHEELRGYWPDQVLAMQKNWIGKSSGAEVMFTLEYKGEEIEIPIFTTRVDTLYGVTYISIAPELPLVSEVVLKERPELKAAVDEMINEDKISREAQDKEKNGIFTGLYVKHPLTNEMIPMYIANYVLMDYGTGAVMAVPAHDERDFAFAKKYDLPAKAVIKAKNPEDDFDGNKTFLGKGELINSEEFDGVHNIEAKDKIVEKLEKLGKGKATTNYRLHDWLISRQRYWGTPIPVIYDEEGNVYLDENLPVVLPTDIDFSGKGNPLETSPTFKEVILPNGKKGYRETDTMDTFVDSSWYYLRYLDPTNEKIAFLKEDADAYTPVDQYIGGIEHAVMHLLYARFFHKVFRDLGYLSTNEPFKRLLTQGMVLDYSFYSNNERRYLFREEVEMKDGKPVSKKTGEELVTKLEKMSKSKNNGVDPEQIIKEFGADAARVFTLFAAPPEKELEWNANGVVGAYRFVNRIFLMAQECLDILKAEYSSIELDKRNKEDENLQRKTHQTIKRVTDSMEDNFHFNTAIAGTMELVNELTTYKQNILDTNNKSSESDKVFKEAMISLILMISPIAPHLAEEVWELCGMPGYISNAEWPEYNEVLTHVSEITMMIQVNGKIRGEFETNINATNEEVIAKALANENVIRNIEGKEVVKTIVVPKKLVNIVVK
- the rlmB gene encoding 23S rRNA (guanosine(2251)-2'-O)-methyltransferase RlmB, whose amino-acid sequence is MEKIKGINPVIEVLKSETTIEKLEVYKGINKAHIKQVLELASKRNLKIFYTDKRDDNSQGVVAYISEYDYYVDFVEFLEKELMKEESTIVILDQIQDPRNFGAIIRSCECFGVSGIIMQDRNNVKVTETVVKSSTGAIEHVDIVQVTNIADTIEKLQKYGYFVYGAEANGEKFYFEENYPKKKALVLGSEGKGMRKRVRETCDSILKIHLKGEINSLNVSVAAGILLSEMSK
- a CDS encoding AraC family transcriptional regulator — encoded protein: MGYFSDNTFNQSKRAVSIVTKLIDEIGDKTIHTTHRFAFVVSGIGKIKLNEVEYTIKENSLISISPWSTTEITEVKKNINVLIFSYNKSYISRIVNHIRPEYIDIFNNIEKLGEVDLDGREGTKIKKILLEIRAEIGDDNILECVDQFMAEAYSEIFIISKFLEFLVVISRNSNKIGHNDETGYSEAQLLIKYIHAHSNEKLTINKLALIFFMSESTVRRYIEEFTDLTFNELLYKIRLSKTEDLLLYTNLSLDEIANMSGFVDGSHITKIWNMKKNMTPTAYRNMYRESFAAFNEEDKKIIFDIINYINNEYMQDINLEQISKKYNLSETKINKLLLSYVDRNFSTYLNHIRINKACELLINTEIPIIDICFEVGYNNIKSFNNNFKKNKNMTPTCFREYQKK